The Candidatus Taylorbacteria bacterium genome has a segment encoding these proteins:
- a CDS encoding DUF1428 domain-containing protein, with protein sequence MKKGTYVDGFVIPIKKRDLAAYRKMATWGAKTWKKYGALEYFECVGDDLNVQKGMGLGFKKLAKLKSDETVIFSFIVYKSKTSRDQINKKVMSDPSMKDFDEKAMPFNMKRFANGGFKVLVKN encoded by the coding sequence ATGAAAAAAGGAACATATGTAGACGGGTTCGTAATACCAATAAAGAAAAGGGATCTAGCTGCCTATCGTAAAATGGCTACTTGGGGTGCCAAGACCTGGAAAAAATATGGAGCACTTGAGTATTTTGAATGTGTGGGCGATGATTTGAATGTTCAAAAAGGGATGGGACTAGGCTTTAAAAAACTTGCCAAGCTCAAGTCCGATGAAACCGTCATTTTCTCCTTTATAGTATATAAATCTAAAACGAGTCGCGATCAAATAAACAAAAAAGTGATGAGCGATCCAAGTATGAAAGATTTTGACGAGAAAGCGATGCCTTTCAACATGAAGCGTTTTGCAAACGGCGGATTCAAAGTTTTAGTTAAAAATTAA
- a CDS encoding TspO/MBR family protein, with translation MKLNSFLKLVTAILVSELAGILGSLFTISAIPTWYVTLAKPAFNPPSWIFGPVWTTLYALMGISAFLVWNKGLNRRDVRKALGVFGFQLALNALWSIVFFGLHSPAWALVNIVAMWLAIVWTMTLFYKISKPAMYLLIPYILWVSFATYLNLAIWVLN, from the coding sequence GTGAAGCTCAACTCCTTCCTTAAACTCGTCACAGCGATCCTAGTTTCTGAACTAGCCGGCATCTTGGGTTCGCTATTTACCATTTCCGCTATTCCAACATGGTATGTAACTCTCGCAAAGCCCGCATTCAATCCGCCTTCGTGGATATTCGGTCCGGTCTGGACGACGCTGTACGCCCTCATGGGTATCTCGGCATTTCTCGTTTGGAACAAAGGCTTGAATCGCAGAGATGTGCGAAAGGCTCTTGGTGTATTTGGATTTCAGCTTGCACTCAATGCTCTCTGGTCAATTGTATTCTTTGGTCTGCATAGTCCGGCTTGGGCACTGGTAAACATAGTCGCTATGTGGCTTGCAATCGTCTGGACTATGACTCTTTTTTACAAAATCTCGAAGCCCGCGATGTATCTACTCATCCCGTATATTCTTTGGGTAAGCTTTGCTACATATCTCAACCTTGCGATATGGGTTTTGAATTAG
- a CDS encoding DUF1801 domain-containing protein — protein sequence MAEIKTKVNDANVADFINSVADETKRKDGHELLRIFNGITGEKPKMWGTSIIGFGSYHYKSEKSAQEGDWLLTGFSPRKQNLTLYVMQGNAPITPLLKKLGKHKTSMGCLYINKLADVDISVLKKIIQKSFVSRKKKYNSK from the coding sequence ATGGCAGAAATAAAAACAAAAGTTAACGATGCTAATGTTGCGGATTTTATCAATTCAGTAGCGGACGAAACGAAGAGAAAAGACGGCCACGAGCTTCTTAGGATTTTTAACGGGATTACTGGTGAGAAACCAAAAATGTGGGGCACAAGTATTATTGGATTTGGTTCCTACCATTACAAATCTGAAAAGAGCGCGCAAGAGGGTGACTGGTTGCTCACTGGATTCTCTCCTCGAAAGCAAAATTTAACTCTCTACGTAATGCAGGGCAATGCCCCCATTACTCCCCTTCTCAAAAAACTGGGGAAACATAAAACGAGCATGGGCTGTTTATATATTAATAAATTGGCAGATGTTGACATCAGCGTGCTCAAAAAAATCATCCAAAAATCTTTCGTATCAAGGAAGAAAAAGTATAATAGTAAATAA
- a CDS encoding VOC family protein: MKNITPNLWFDGNAKEAVDFYLSVFPNSKVISTTHYPKSAEEGLADFQLNLAGKILTIEFELSGNRFVAINAGPEFKFNESVSFSIPCKDQKEIDYYYEKLSNVPESEICGWLKDKHGLSWQVTPENMEELIKRPGAFAKMMKMGKIVIADF, translated from the coding sequence ATGAAAAATATTACACCTAATCTATGGTTCGATGGCAATGCTAAGGAAGCAGTCGATTTTTACCTGTCAGTATTTCCGAACAGTAAAGTTATTTCCACAACTCATTATCCGAAGAGCGCCGAGGAAGGTTTGGCCGATTTTCAACTTAACCTTGCGGGTAAGATTTTGACGATTGAATTTGAACTAAGCGGCAATCGTTTCGTGGCTATTAACGCCGGTCCGGAGTTTAAGTTTAATGAGTCAGTATCCTTTTCTATTCCTTGCAAAGATCAGAAAGAGATTGATTACTACTATGAGAAACTCTCAAACGTGCCAGAATCTGAAATATGTGGTTGGCTCAAAGACAAGCATGGACTGAGCTGGCAGGTGACACCAGAAAATATGGAGGAATTAATAAAGCGTCCAGGTGCTTTTGCCAAGATGATGAAGATGGGAAAGATTGTGATTGCGGATTTTTAA
- a CDS encoding YdeI/OmpD-associated family protein, with the protein MHTMPTDLRKALTSSPAAQSAWDDITPLARNEWICWVVSVKKEETRKDHVRRAIEELVGGKRRPCCWAGCSHRSK; encoded by the coding sequence ATGCATACAATGCCGACAGATTTACGAAAGGCGCTTACATCATCGCCTGCGGCGCAGAGCGCTTGGGACGACATTACACCGCTCGCTCGAAATGAGTGGATTTGCTGGGTCGTTTCCGTGAAGAAAGAAGAGACGAGAAAAGATCATGTGAGGAGAGCAATAGAGGAGCTTGTAGGGGGAAAACGCCGACCTTGCTGTTGGGCGGGTTGCAGTCATCGCTCTAAATAA